A section of the Rhizobium favelukesii genome encodes:
- a CDS encoding class I adenylate-forming enzyme family protein: MNAQWLNQLAQRGDAPALIENELEISYRELARRIVQMVAELSEAGVKAGDTVVLNGDYSLPTIAALFALASLRAVAAPITTLTPVALETMRQDCGARYLYRSGGDPELEALEGGPSHPLQARLRAADAAGLVLVSSGSTGKPKAILHNLDSLLIRRKAARPGRGLRILLLLMFDHIGGINTLINTLFSGGTAVVVPKRTPATVCQLISDHQVQILPGNPTFLNLILMGRFHERFDLSSLRLITYGTEPMPAQLLLRIRAAFPKTRLLQTFGTSETGIARTQSASSESTRFRIADSDYKHRIVDSELWLRSKTQFLGYLNNSTEAVTDDGWFRTGDLVEAGEDGYLTILGRVKEVINVGGEKVLPLDLESLLLEHPLVADCVVYGAANAITGQMVCADIQPTRSIDKAELRREIHGFLKDRVERFKLPGRIRLVEAVEASERFKKLRTRA, encoded by the coding sequence ATGAACGCGCAGTGGCTGAACCAACTGGCGCAACGCGGCGACGCGCCGGCTCTCATTGAGAACGAGCTTGAGATTAGCTACCGCGAACTTGCCAGGCGAATCGTGCAAATGGTAGCGGAACTCAGCGAAGCCGGGGTGAAGGCGGGCGACACGGTCGTTCTCAACGGCGACTATTCGCTGCCAACTATTGCCGCGCTCTTCGCCCTGGCTTCCCTTCGCGCGGTTGCAGCGCCCATTACCACCTTGACACCGGTGGCCCTCGAGACGATGCGGCAAGATTGCGGCGCGCGCTATCTCTACCGCTCCGGCGGTGATCCGGAGTTGGAAGCCCTTGAGGGCGGCCCCTCCCATCCCCTTCAGGCGCGCCTGCGGGCCGCCGACGCCGCCGGCCTAGTTCTCGTGTCGAGCGGCAGCACGGGCAAACCCAAGGCGATCCTGCATAACCTGGACAGCCTACTCATCAGGCGCAAGGCGGCGCGGCCGGGGCGGGGCCTGCGCATCCTGCTTCTTCTGATGTTCGACCATATCGGCGGCATCAACACGCTGATCAACACGCTGTTTTCCGGCGGCACGGCCGTTGTCGTCCCCAAACGCACGCCTGCTACGGTATGTCAGCTCATCAGTGATCATCAGGTCCAGATCCTACCCGGTAATCCCACCTTCCTCAATCTTATCCTGATGGGGCGGTTTCACGAGCGTTTCGACTTGTCGAGCCTGCGCCTGATTACTTACGGCACCGAGCCGATGCCGGCCCAGCTTCTGCTGCGCATCCGGGCCGCCTTCCCCAAGACCCGACTGCTGCAGACTTTCGGAACCTCGGAGACGGGCATTGCCCGCACGCAGAGCGCCTCGTCCGAGAGCACGCGCTTTCGCATCGCCGATAGCGACTATAAGCATCGCATCGTCGACAGCGAGTTGTGGTTGCGCTCCAAGACTCAATTCCTCGGCTATTTGAACAACAGTACCGAAGCTGTCACGGACGATGGCTGGTTCCGCACCGGCGATCTCGTCGAGGCCGGCGAAGACGGCTATCTCACTATTCTCGGGCGGGTCAAGGAGGTCATCAATGTTGGTGGCGAAAAAGTGCTGCCGCTGGATCTGGAATCCTTGCTTCTCGAACATCCTCTGGTAGCCGATTGCGTCGTCTACGGTGCAGCTAATGCCATTACTGGGCAGATGGTCTGTGCCGACATCCAGCCTACCCGGAGCATCGACAAGGCGGAACTGCGCCGCGAGATTCACGGCTTTTTGAAGGACCGTGTGGAGCGCTTCAAGCTGCCTGGCCGTATCCGTTTGGTCGAAGCCGTCGAAGCTTCGGAGCGTTTCAAGAAGCTGAGGACCCGCGCATGA